A region of Oncorhynchus masou masou isolate Uvic2021 chromosome 29, UVic_Omas_1.1, whole genome shotgun sequence DNA encodes the following proteins:
- the LOC135520017 gene encoding syntabulin-like isoform X1, whose translation MGPFQEYEEKKSPGKESPRSRIPRLILHPFQPNEKGSPLSESPISEEEGKDCDISSDNSKRTISTNSFCSDDTGCPSSQSVSPSKTPSGSDNSPHGSPTPTAECKTKVKRVRVMEEWHAPPPRHKREQRLSTLPRGSEADFSSSSSTGSLKRGGSLAHSSTGKKISSRSRGAHIRSLPVFKLAGIPSSSRDAELYAPYRTVPSSTTNSSSNSSPTVPSRRMTPRRYHSCGDNHGIRPPNPEQYLTPLQQKEVAIRHLRSKLREVENTVHDRESEIENLKSQLGRMREDWIEEECHRVEAQLALKEARKEIKQLRQVVETMKSSLMEKDKGIQKYFVDINIQNRKLESLLHSMEMAQSGSTLQDEPTMDFICGDSDSPVNDQQGDVGDQAVEEMADSGLLVNNNLEHVLMSTAVDSSHDSSGKLRCHPEAGPGVSTLLHSLEEKVTPLPSPPSNTFCCSTLPFPAPEDKAVQTEVVSFPPDLHTLLLQLLKLHGGAVGDALLPASTSLLEIPALQGPASAPIPSSHNQSTLSLPSPSQPTPVLPVSPDMSSDSGLCCSDPEVMVSMRFMEELNFEVSSEEPCRAPEMDVVNKRYWSSSFLVDLVAVAVPVLPTVAWLYSRHGVDGAAPVYNIASLIRGCCMMGLHSLRHVTHHHGADV comes from the exons ATGGGACCATTCCAGGAATATGAG GAAAAGAAGTCGCCAGGGAAGGAGAGCCCCCGCAGCCGCATCCCACGCTTGATCCTCCATCCTTTCCAGCCTAATGAGAAAGGGTCGCCCCTGTCCGAATCACCCATTTcagaggaggagggtaaggacTGTGACATCAGCTCGGACAACTCCAAACGGACCATCAGCACCAACAGCTTTTGCTCAG ATGACACCGGCTGCCCCAGTAGTCAGTCTGTGTCCCCCTCCAAAACCCCATCAGGCTCAGACAACAGTCCGCATGGCTCCCCCACGCCCACCGCCGAGTGCAAGACCAAGGTGAAGAGGGTGAGGGTGATGGAAGAGTGGCACGCACCCCCGCCAAGGCACAAGAGGGAGCAGCGATTGTCCACATTGCCCAGAG GTAGTGAGGCAGACTTCAGCTCCTCCAGCAGCACTGGCAGCCTAAAGCGAGGGGGGAGCCTGGCCCACAGCTCCACAGGGAAGAAGATCTCCTCACGCAG tcGGGGTGCCCACATCAGGAGCCTCCCTGTGTTCAAGCTGGCAGGGATCCCCTCATCATCCCGTGATGCAGAGCTCTATGCCCCGTACAGGACAGTTCCCTCATCCAccaccaacagcagcagcaactctAGCCCCACAGTACCCTCCAG AAGGATGACCCCCAGAAGATACCACTCCTGTGGGGACAACCATGGCATCAGACCCCCCAATCCAGAGCAGTACCTCACCCCCCTGCAACAGAAGGAGGTGGCCATTCGCCACCTGAGGAGCAAGCTGAGGGAGGTGGAGAACACCGTCCACGACAG GGAGTCTGAGATTGAGAATCTCAAATCCCAGCTGGGACGGATGAGGGAGGACTGGATCGAGGAGGAGTGCCACCGCGTCGAGGCACAGCTGGCTCTAAAGGAGGCACGAAAGGAGATCAAGCAGCTCCGGCAGGTTGTGGAGACCATGAAGAGCAGCCTGATGGAGAAGGACAAGGGCATCCAGAAGTACTTTGTCGACATCAACATCCAGAACCGCAAGCTGGAGTCCCTGCTGCACAGCATGGAGATGGCCCAGAGCGGCTCCACGCTGCAAGACGAGCCAACCATGGACTTCATCTGTGGCGACTCCGACTCCCCTGTCAACGACCAGCAGGGGGATGTGGGTGACCAGGCGGTGGAGGAGATGGCGGACAGTGGGCTGCTGGTCAACAACAACCTGGAGCACGTGCTCATGTCCACGGCGGTGGACTCCAGCCACGACTCTAGCGGTAAGCTGCGCTGCCACCCAGAGGCTGGTCCAGGGGTGTCCACTCTACTCCACAGTCTGGAGGAGAAGGTCACACCACTGCCTTCACCACCCTCCAACACATTCTGCTGCAGCACACTCCCCTTCCCTGCTCCAGAGGACAAGGCCGTTCAGACCGAGGTGGTGTCCTTCCCTCCTGACCTGCACACCCTCCTGCTGCAGCTGCTGAAGCTCCATGGTGGTGCAGTTGGAGATGCTCTCCTCCCAGCTTCTACCAGCCTCCTAGAAATCCCAGCACTGCAGGGCCCAGCCTCGGCCCCTATCCCATCCAGCCATAACCAGTCCACCTTAAGCCTGCCTAGCCCCAGCCAGCCCACACCAGTTTTGCCAGTGAGCCCTGACATGTCCAGTGATTCAGGCCTGTGTTGCTCAGACCCTGAGGTGATGGTCTCCATGCGCTTCATGGAGGAGCTGAATTTTGAGGTGAGCAGTGAGGAGCCCTGCAGGGCCCCCGAGATGGACGTGGTCAACAAACGCTATTGGAGCAGCAGCTTCCTTGTCGATCTTGTTGCTGTGGCCGTACCAGTGTTGCCCACGGTGGCCTGGCTGTATTCCCGGCATGGCGTGGATGGGGCGGCGCCAGTCTACAACATCGCATCACTGATCCGTGGCTGTTGCATGATGGGCTTGCACTCTCTCCGTCATGTCACTCATCATCATGGGGCAGATGTGTAA
- the LOC135520017 gene encoding syntabulin-like isoform X3, with product MGPFQEYEEKKSPGKESPRSRIPRLILHPFQPNEKGSPLSESPISEEEGKDCDISSDNSKRTISTNSFCSGSDNSPHGSPTPTAECKTKVKRVRVMEEWHAPPPRHKREQRLSTLPRGSEADFSSSSSTGSLKRGGSLAHSSTGKKISSRSRGAHIRSLPVFKLAGIPSSSRDAELYAPYRTVPSSTTNSSSNSSPTVPSRRMTPRRYHSCGDNHGIRPPNPEQYLTPLQQKEVAIRHLRSKLREVENTVHDRESEIENLKSQLGRMREDWIEEECHRVEAQLALKEARKEIKQLRQVVETMKSSLMEKDKGIQKYFVDINIQNRKLESLLHSMEMAQSGSTLQDEPTMDFICGDSDSPVNDQQGDVGDQAVEEMADSGLLVNNNLEHVLMSTAVDSSHDSSGKLRCHPEAGPGVSTLLHSLEEKVTPLPSPPSNTFCCSTLPFPAPEDKAVQTEVVSFPPDLHTLLLQLLKLHGGAVGDALLPASTSLLEIPALQGPASAPIPSSHNQSTLSLPSPSQPTPVLPVSPDMSSDSGLCCSDPEVMVSMRFMEELNFEVSSEEPCRAPEMDVVNKRYWSSSFLVDLVAVAVPVLPTVAWLYSRHGVDGAAPVYNIASLIRGCCMMGLHSLRHVTHHHGADV from the exons ATGGGACCATTCCAGGAATATGAG GAAAAGAAGTCGCCAGGGAAGGAGAGCCCCCGCAGCCGCATCCCACGCTTGATCCTCCATCCTTTCCAGCCTAATGAGAAAGGGTCGCCCCTGTCCGAATCACCCATTTcagaggaggagggtaaggacTGTGACATCAGCTCGGACAACTCCAAACGGACCATCAGCACCAACAGCTTTTGCTCAG GCTCAGACAACAGTCCGCATGGCTCCCCCACGCCCACCGCCGAGTGCAAGACCAAGGTGAAGAGGGTGAGGGTGATGGAAGAGTGGCACGCACCCCCGCCAAGGCACAAGAGGGAGCAGCGATTGTCCACATTGCCCAGAG GTAGTGAGGCAGACTTCAGCTCCTCCAGCAGCACTGGCAGCCTAAAGCGAGGGGGGAGCCTGGCCCACAGCTCCACAGGGAAGAAGATCTCCTCACGCAG tcGGGGTGCCCACATCAGGAGCCTCCCTGTGTTCAAGCTGGCAGGGATCCCCTCATCATCCCGTGATGCAGAGCTCTATGCCCCGTACAGGACAGTTCCCTCATCCAccaccaacagcagcagcaactctAGCCCCACAGTACCCTCCAG AAGGATGACCCCCAGAAGATACCACTCCTGTGGGGACAACCATGGCATCAGACCCCCCAATCCAGAGCAGTACCTCACCCCCCTGCAACAGAAGGAGGTGGCCATTCGCCACCTGAGGAGCAAGCTGAGGGAGGTGGAGAACACCGTCCACGACAG GGAGTCTGAGATTGAGAATCTCAAATCCCAGCTGGGACGGATGAGGGAGGACTGGATCGAGGAGGAGTGCCACCGCGTCGAGGCACAGCTGGCTCTAAAGGAGGCACGAAAGGAGATCAAGCAGCTCCGGCAGGTTGTGGAGACCATGAAGAGCAGCCTGATGGAGAAGGACAAGGGCATCCAGAAGTACTTTGTCGACATCAACATCCAGAACCGCAAGCTGGAGTCCCTGCTGCACAGCATGGAGATGGCCCAGAGCGGCTCCACGCTGCAAGACGAGCCAACCATGGACTTCATCTGTGGCGACTCCGACTCCCCTGTCAACGACCAGCAGGGGGATGTGGGTGACCAGGCGGTGGAGGAGATGGCGGACAGTGGGCTGCTGGTCAACAACAACCTGGAGCACGTGCTCATGTCCACGGCGGTGGACTCCAGCCACGACTCTAGCGGTAAGCTGCGCTGCCACCCAGAGGCTGGTCCAGGGGTGTCCACTCTACTCCACAGTCTGGAGGAGAAGGTCACACCACTGCCTTCACCACCCTCCAACACATTCTGCTGCAGCACACTCCCCTTCCCTGCTCCAGAGGACAAGGCCGTTCAGACCGAGGTGGTGTCCTTCCCTCCTGACCTGCACACCCTCCTGCTGCAGCTGCTGAAGCTCCATGGTGGTGCAGTTGGAGATGCTCTCCTCCCAGCTTCTACCAGCCTCCTAGAAATCCCAGCACTGCAGGGCCCAGCCTCGGCCCCTATCCCATCCAGCCATAACCAGTCCACCTTAAGCCTGCCTAGCCCCAGCCAGCCCACACCAGTTTTGCCAGTGAGCCCTGACATGTCCAGTGATTCAGGCCTGTGTTGCTCAGACCCTGAGGTGATGGTCTCCATGCGCTTCATGGAGGAGCTGAATTTTGAGGTGAGCAGTGAGGAGCCCTGCAGGGCCCCCGAGATGGACGTGGTCAACAAACGCTATTGGAGCAGCAGCTTCCTTGTCGATCTTGTTGCTGTGGCCGTACCAGTGTTGCCCACGGTGGCCTGGCTGTATTCCCGGCATGGCGTGGATGGGGCGGCGCCAGTCTACAACATCGCATCACTGATCCGTGGCTGTTGCATGATGGGCTTGCACTCTCTCCGTCATGTCACTCATCATCATGGGGCAGATGTGTAA
- the LOC135520017 gene encoding syntabulin-like isoform X2 has translation MGPFQEYEEKKSPGKESPRSRIPRLILHPFQPNEKGSPLSESPISEEEGKDCDISSDNSKRTISTNSFCSDDTGCPSSQSVSPSKTPSGSDNSPHGSPTPTAECKTKVKRVRVMEEWHAPPPRHKREQRLSTLPRGSEADFSSSSSTGSLKRGGSLAHSSTGKKISSRSRGAHIRSLPVFKLAGIPSSSRDAELYAPYRTVPSSTTNSSSNSSPTVPSRMTPRRYHSCGDNHGIRPPNPEQYLTPLQQKEVAIRHLRSKLREVENTVHDRESEIENLKSQLGRMREDWIEEECHRVEAQLALKEARKEIKQLRQVVETMKSSLMEKDKGIQKYFVDINIQNRKLESLLHSMEMAQSGSTLQDEPTMDFICGDSDSPVNDQQGDVGDQAVEEMADSGLLVNNNLEHVLMSTAVDSSHDSSGKLRCHPEAGPGVSTLLHSLEEKVTPLPSPPSNTFCCSTLPFPAPEDKAVQTEVVSFPPDLHTLLLQLLKLHGGAVGDALLPASTSLLEIPALQGPASAPIPSSHNQSTLSLPSPSQPTPVLPVSPDMSSDSGLCCSDPEVMVSMRFMEELNFEVSSEEPCRAPEMDVVNKRYWSSSFLVDLVAVAVPVLPTVAWLYSRHGVDGAAPVYNIASLIRGCCMMGLHSLRHVTHHHGADV, from the exons ATGGGACCATTCCAGGAATATGAG GAAAAGAAGTCGCCAGGGAAGGAGAGCCCCCGCAGCCGCATCCCACGCTTGATCCTCCATCCTTTCCAGCCTAATGAGAAAGGGTCGCCCCTGTCCGAATCACCCATTTcagaggaggagggtaaggacTGTGACATCAGCTCGGACAACTCCAAACGGACCATCAGCACCAACAGCTTTTGCTCAG ATGACACCGGCTGCCCCAGTAGTCAGTCTGTGTCCCCCTCCAAAACCCCATCAGGCTCAGACAACAGTCCGCATGGCTCCCCCACGCCCACCGCCGAGTGCAAGACCAAGGTGAAGAGGGTGAGGGTGATGGAAGAGTGGCACGCACCCCCGCCAAGGCACAAGAGGGAGCAGCGATTGTCCACATTGCCCAGAG GTAGTGAGGCAGACTTCAGCTCCTCCAGCAGCACTGGCAGCCTAAAGCGAGGGGGGAGCCTGGCCCACAGCTCCACAGGGAAGAAGATCTCCTCACGCAG tcGGGGTGCCCACATCAGGAGCCTCCCTGTGTTCAAGCTGGCAGGGATCCCCTCATCATCCCGTGATGCAGAGCTCTATGCCCCGTACAGGACAGTTCCCTCATCCAccaccaacagcagcagcaactctAGCCCCACAGTACCCTCCAG GATGACCCCCAGAAGATACCACTCCTGTGGGGACAACCATGGCATCAGACCCCCCAATCCAGAGCAGTACCTCACCCCCCTGCAACAGAAGGAGGTGGCCATTCGCCACCTGAGGAGCAAGCTGAGGGAGGTGGAGAACACCGTCCACGACAG GGAGTCTGAGATTGAGAATCTCAAATCCCAGCTGGGACGGATGAGGGAGGACTGGATCGAGGAGGAGTGCCACCGCGTCGAGGCACAGCTGGCTCTAAAGGAGGCACGAAAGGAGATCAAGCAGCTCCGGCAGGTTGTGGAGACCATGAAGAGCAGCCTGATGGAGAAGGACAAGGGCATCCAGAAGTACTTTGTCGACATCAACATCCAGAACCGCAAGCTGGAGTCCCTGCTGCACAGCATGGAGATGGCCCAGAGCGGCTCCACGCTGCAAGACGAGCCAACCATGGACTTCATCTGTGGCGACTCCGACTCCCCTGTCAACGACCAGCAGGGGGATGTGGGTGACCAGGCGGTGGAGGAGATGGCGGACAGTGGGCTGCTGGTCAACAACAACCTGGAGCACGTGCTCATGTCCACGGCGGTGGACTCCAGCCACGACTCTAGCGGTAAGCTGCGCTGCCACCCAGAGGCTGGTCCAGGGGTGTCCACTCTACTCCACAGTCTGGAGGAGAAGGTCACACCACTGCCTTCACCACCCTCCAACACATTCTGCTGCAGCACACTCCCCTTCCCTGCTCCAGAGGACAAGGCCGTTCAGACCGAGGTGGTGTCCTTCCCTCCTGACCTGCACACCCTCCTGCTGCAGCTGCTGAAGCTCCATGGTGGTGCAGTTGGAGATGCTCTCCTCCCAGCTTCTACCAGCCTCCTAGAAATCCCAGCACTGCAGGGCCCAGCCTCGGCCCCTATCCCATCCAGCCATAACCAGTCCACCTTAAGCCTGCCTAGCCCCAGCCAGCCCACACCAGTTTTGCCAGTGAGCCCTGACATGTCCAGTGATTCAGGCCTGTGTTGCTCAGACCCTGAGGTGATGGTCTCCATGCGCTTCATGGAGGAGCTGAATTTTGAGGTGAGCAGTGAGGAGCCCTGCAGGGCCCCCGAGATGGACGTGGTCAACAAACGCTATTGGAGCAGCAGCTTCCTTGTCGATCTTGTTGCTGTGGCCGTACCAGTGTTGCCCACGGTGGCCTGGCTGTATTCCCGGCATGGCGTGGATGGGGCGGCGCCAGTCTACAACATCGCATCACTGATCCGTGGCTGTTGCATGATGGGCTTGCACTCTCTCCGTCATGTCACTCATCATCATGGGGCAGATGTGTAA
- the LOC135520017 gene encoding syntabulin-like isoform X4 has product MGPFQEYEEKKSPGKESPRSRIPRLILHPFQPNEKGSPLSESPISEEEGKDCDISSDNSKRTISTNSFCSGSDNSPHGSPTPTAECKTKVKRVRVMEEWHAPPPRHKREQRLSTLPRGSEADFSSSSSTGSLKRGGSLAHSSTGKKISSRSRGAHIRSLPVFKLAGIPSSSRDAELYAPYRTVPSSTTNSSSNSSPTVPSRMTPRRYHSCGDNHGIRPPNPEQYLTPLQQKEVAIRHLRSKLREVENTVHDRESEIENLKSQLGRMREDWIEEECHRVEAQLALKEARKEIKQLRQVVETMKSSLMEKDKGIQKYFVDINIQNRKLESLLHSMEMAQSGSTLQDEPTMDFICGDSDSPVNDQQGDVGDQAVEEMADSGLLVNNNLEHVLMSTAVDSSHDSSGKLRCHPEAGPGVSTLLHSLEEKVTPLPSPPSNTFCCSTLPFPAPEDKAVQTEVVSFPPDLHTLLLQLLKLHGGAVGDALLPASTSLLEIPALQGPASAPIPSSHNQSTLSLPSPSQPTPVLPVSPDMSSDSGLCCSDPEVMVSMRFMEELNFEVSSEEPCRAPEMDVVNKRYWSSSFLVDLVAVAVPVLPTVAWLYSRHGVDGAAPVYNIASLIRGCCMMGLHSLRHVTHHHGADV; this is encoded by the exons ATGGGACCATTCCAGGAATATGAG GAAAAGAAGTCGCCAGGGAAGGAGAGCCCCCGCAGCCGCATCCCACGCTTGATCCTCCATCCTTTCCAGCCTAATGAGAAAGGGTCGCCCCTGTCCGAATCACCCATTTcagaggaggagggtaaggacTGTGACATCAGCTCGGACAACTCCAAACGGACCATCAGCACCAACAGCTTTTGCTCAG GCTCAGACAACAGTCCGCATGGCTCCCCCACGCCCACCGCCGAGTGCAAGACCAAGGTGAAGAGGGTGAGGGTGATGGAAGAGTGGCACGCACCCCCGCCAAGGCACAAGAGGGAGCAGCGATTGTCCACATTGCCCAGAG GTAGTGAGGCAGACTTCAGCTCCTCCAGCAGCACTGGCAGCCTAAAGCGAGGGGGGAGCCTGGCCCACAGCTCCACAGGGAAGAAGATCTCCTCACGCAG tcGGGGTGCCCACATCAGGAGCCTCCCTGTGTTCAAGCTGGCAGGGATCCCCTCATCATCCCGTGATGCAGAGCTCTATGCCCCGTACAGGACAGTTCCCTCATCCAccaccaacagcagcagcaactctAGCCCCACAGTACCCTCCAG GATGACCCCCAGAAGATACCACTCCTGTGGGGACAACCATGGCATCAGACCCCCCAATCCAGAGCAGTACCTCACCCCCCTGCAACAGAAGGAGGTGGCCATTCGCCACCTGAGGAGCAAGCTGAGGGAGGTGGAGAACACCGTCCACGACAG GGAGTCTGAGATTGAGAATCTCAAATCCCAGCTGGGACGGATGAGGGAGGACTGGATCGAGGAGGAGTGCCACCGCGTCGAGGCACAGCTGGCTCTAAAGGAGGCACGAAAGGAGATCAAGCAGCTCCGGCAGGTTGTGGAGACCATGAAGAGCAGCCTGATGGAGAAGGACAAGGGCATCCAGAAGTACTTTGTCGACATCAACATCCAGAACCGCAAGCTGGAGTCCCTGCTGCACAGCATGGAGATGGCCCAGAGCGGCTCCACGCTGCAAGACGAGCCAACCATGGACTTCATCTGTGGCGACTCCGACTCCCCTGTCAACGACCAGCAGGGGGATGTGGGTGACCAGGCGGTGGAGGAGATGGCGGACAGTGGGCTGCTGGTCAACAACAACCTGGAGCACGTGCTCATGTCCACGGCGGTGGACTCCAGCCACGACTCTAGCGGTAAGCTGCGCTGCCACCCAGAGGCTGGTCCAGGGGTGTCCACTCTACTCCACAGTCTGGAGGAGAAGGTCACACCACTGCCTTCACCACCCTCCAACACATTCTGCTGCAGCACACTCCCCTTCCCTGCTCCAGAGGACAAGGCCGTTCAGACCGAGGTGGTGTCCTTCCCTCCTGACCTGCACACCCTCCTGCTGCAGCTGCTGAAGCTCCATGGTGGTGCAGTTGGAGATGCTCTCCTCCCAGCTTCTACCAGCCTCCTAGAAATCCCAGCACTGCAGGGCCCAGCCTCGGCCCCTATCCCATCCAGCCATAACCAGTCCACCTTAAGCCTGCCTAGCCCCAGCCAGCCCACACCAGTTTTGCCAGTGAGCCCTGACATGTCCAGTGATTCAGGCCTGTGTTGCTCAGACCCTGAGGTGATGGTCTCCATGCGCTTCATGGAGGAGCTGAATTTTGAGGTGAGCAGTGAGGAGCCCTGCAGGGCCCCCGAGATGGACGTGGTCAACAAACGCTATTGGAGCAGCAGCTTCCTTGTCGATCTTGTTGCTGTGGCCGTACCAGTGTTGCCCACGGTGGCCTGGCTGTATTCCCGGCATGGCGTGGATGGGGCGGCGCCAGTCTACAACATCGCATCACTGATCCGTGGCTGTTGCATGATGGGCTTGCACTCTCTCCGTCATGTCACTCATCATCATGGGGCAGATGTGTAA